A single Micromonospora luteifusca DNA region contains:
- a CDS encoding DNA-3-methyladenine glycosylase family protein — MTDTEPAATRVLHPPVGYRLAASVRALTFSPYDPCARVVAGAFWWATRTPDGPATLALRPVGGELLAEGYGPGAEHVLARADAIAGLRDDLAGFTELAGAHPLVARLAREHRGLRMPATGQVFPHLLRAVFEQKVTVKEAYRAYAATVRHFREPAPGPLQPLLLPPAAAAVAATPYWVFHPFGVEQRRADTLRRAAALADRLERSADAADATRRLTAIPGIGPWTAAEVVRVAYGDADAVSVGDYHVPNTVAWALAGEPRGDDARMLALLEPFRGHRGRVCLLLGAAGIRAPKYGPRAPIRSFARF, encoded by the coding sequence GTGACCGACACCGAACCCGCCGCGACCAGGGTGTTGCACCCGCCGGTCGGCTACCGGCTGGCGGCTTCCGTCCGTGCGCTCACCTTCAGCCCGTACGACCCGTGCGCGCGCGTCGTCGCGGGCGCCTTCTGGTGGGCCACCCGCACCCCGGACGGGCCGGCCACCCTCGCGCTGCGACCCGTCGGCGGTGAGTTGCTCGCGGAGGGCTATGGGCCGGGCGCCGAGCACGTCCTGGCGCGCGCTGACGCGATCGCCGGGCTGCGCGACGACCTGGCCGGCTTCACCGAGTTGGCCGGGGCCCACCCGCTGGTCGCCCGGCTGGCCCGGGAGCACCGGGGGCTCCGGATGCCCGCCACCGGGCAGGTCTTCCCGCACCTGCTGCGGGCGGTCTTCGAGCAGAAGGTCACCGTGAAGGAGGCGTACCGGGCGTACGCGGCGACCGTGCGGCATTTCCGGGAGCCGGCACCCGGCCCGTTGCAGCCGCTGCTGCTGCCGCCCGCGGCCGCCGCGGTGGCCGCCACCCCGTACTGGGTGTTCCATCCGTTCGGGGTCGAACAGCGTCGCGCCGACACACTGCGTCGTGCCGCAGCGCTCGCCGACCGGTTGGAGCGCAGCGCCGACGCCGCCGATGCCACCCGCCGGCTGACCGCCATCCCCGGTATCGGGCCGTGGACGGCCGCCGAGGTGGTCCGGGTCGCGTACGGCGACGCGGACGCGGTCAGCGTCGGCGACTATCACGTCCCGAACACGGTGGCCTGGGCGCTCGCAGGCGAGCCGAGGGGCGACGACGCCCGGATGCTGGCCCTGCTGGAGCCGTTCCGGGGTCACCGGGGCCGGGTGTGCCTGCTGCTGGGGGCCGCCGGCATCCGGGCGCCGAAATATGGTCCGCGCGCCCCGATCCGCTCGTTCGCCCGATTCTGA
- a CDS encoding stealth family protein, which translates to MAGRRGERLARRQPELLAGGDRAVVTADRASRIALVDPAATPLRARAANLTAVTAALDEAGIEYFQVRGRSPRASVVAVDVADRSRAHAALAAACARVPGYVSIPRQHGERPPAAGFEPRTWDRVADAPVLRLTWYLTDPRHRLVLGPAYGCDVEFWTRQEDVLVAPRRNPVAEQVQVSSPPVLVPESLFTGLVPPTDSTTVRSRPEFAGRSPDDVAFPIDVVYTWVDGTDPDWLRRRAAVTGIPYHAEAASPARFLSRDELRYSLRSVHLFAPWVRHIYLVTDDQVPSWLDPSAPGIRVVSHREIFTDPSVLPTYNSHAIESQLHHIDGLSEHFLYFNDDVFLGTEVLPQDFFLANGISRFFPSPALVPPGAPSAEDIPSSAAGKNNRALLAERFGTVLNKKMKHMPHALRRSVLYEIEQEFSAPHRGTAASRFRGMTDISVASSLHHYYAFHTGRAAPGELEYTIAELSHPDTPARLAHLLAHRDRHVFCLNDAFSSEADLTAQLAVLTPFLDTYFPVPSPWEKA; encoded by the coding sequence GTGGCGGGGCGCCGGGGCGAGCGGTTGGCCCGACGGCAGCCGGAACTGCTCGCCGGTGGTGACCGGGCGGTCGTGACAGCGGACCGGGCGTCGCGAATTGCCCTCGTCGACCCGGCAGCCACGCCGCTGCGGGCCCGGGCGGCGAACCTGACCGCCGTGACGGCAGCGCTCGACGAGGCTGGCATCGAGTACTTCCAGGTCCGCGGTCGGTCACCTCGTGCGTCCGTGGTCGCCGTCGACGTCGCCGACCGCAGCCGTGCGCACGCCGCGCTCGCGGCTGCTTGCGCCCGAGTTCCCGGCTACGTCTCCATACCTCGGCAGCACGGTGAGCGGCCCCCGGCCGCGGGCTTCGAGCCACGGACGTGGGATCGGGTCGCCGACGCTCCGGTGCTACGACTGACCTGGTACTTGACGGATCCGCGGCACCGTCTGGTGCTGGGGCCGGCGTACGGCTGTGACGTCGAGTTCTGGACCCGGCAGGAGGACGTCCTCGTCGCCCCTCGCCGTAACCCGGTGGCGGAGCAGGTCCAGGTGTCGTCGCCTCCGGTCCTCGTACCCGAGTCGCTGTTCACCGGCCTGGTGCCGCCCACCGACAGCACGACCGTTCGAAGCCGGCCGGAGTTCGCCGGCCGGTCCCCGGACGACGTGGCCTTCCCCATCGACGTCGTCTACACCTGGGTGGACGGCACAGATCCGGACTGGCTACGTCGACGCGCCGCCGTGACCGGAATTCCCTACCACGCCGAGGCGGCGAGTCCGGCTCGGTTCCTCAGCCGCGACGAGCTGCGCTACTCACTGCGGTCGGTGCATCTGTTCGCGCCGTGGGTGCGGCACATCTACCTGGTGACCGACGACCAGGTGCCGAGTTGGTTGGACCCGTCGGCGCCGGGAATCCGCGTGGTCAGCCACCGGGAGATCTTCACGGACCCATCGGTGCTGCCCACCTACAACTCGCACGCGATCGAGAGCCAGCTGCATCACATCGACGGGCTCTCCGAGCACTTTCTGTACTTCAACGACGACGTCTTCCTCGGCACCGAGGTGCTTCCCCAGGATTTCTTCCTGGCCAACGGCATCTCCCGCTTCTTCCCGTCGCCGGCGCTCGTGCCTCCGGGCGCGCCGAGCGCTGAGGACATCCCGTCGTCGGCCGCTGGGAAGAACAATCGGGCACTGCTCGCCGAGCGCTTCGGCACAGTGCTCAACAAGAAGATGAAGCACATGCCGCACGCGCTGCGGCGCAGCGTCCTGTACGAGATCGAGCAGGAGTTCTCGGCACCGCATCGTGGGACCGCCGCGAGCCGGTTCCGCGGCATGACCGACATTTCGGTCGCCTCGTCGCTGCACCACTACTACGCGTTCCACACGGGCCGGGCCGCGCCGGGCGAGCTGGAATACACCATCGCCGAGTTGTCCCACCCCGACACTCCCGCGCGGCTCGCGCACCTGCTGGCCCACCGGGACCGGCACGTCTTCTGCCTGAACGACGCCTTCTCCTCCGAGGCGGACCTGACCGCCCAGCTCGCGGTCCTCACACCCTTTCTGGACACCTACTTCCCGGTGCCCAGCCCGTGGGAGAAGGCCTGA
- a CDS encoding potassium channel family protein — protein MDLLLLPFRWIYRALVWFANSPRTLITSYLLMIVVAGVIYGEVEHRSPADAVWWAVVTASTVGYGDISPTTWAGRTLAALLISTMVLLVIPLITAHFASRLIVDDDAFVHEEQEQLKTDIRRMRALLEELATRQGIELPPLPPTRPVTGPGSVAPPRGRSGRSGRRPPPR, from the coding sequence ATGGACCTTCTGCTGCTGCCGTTCCGATGGATCTACCGGGCGTTGGTGTGGTTCGCGAACTCACCCCGCACGCTGATCACGTCGTACCTGCTGATGATCGTGGTGGCGGGGGTCATCTACGGCGAGGTCGAGCACCGCAGCCCCGCCGACGCCGTCTGGTGGGCGGTGGTGACCGCGTCCACCGTCGGGTATGGCGACATCTCGCCGACCACCTGGGCGGGCCGGACGCTTGCCGCGCTGCTCATCTCGACCATGGTGTTGCTGGTGATCCCGCTGATCACCGCACACTTCGCCAGCCGACTCATCGTCGATGACGACGCCTTCGTGCACGAGGAGCAGGAGCAGCTCAAGACCGACATCCGCCGGATGCGGGCGCTGCTGGAGGAGTTGGCCACCCGGCAGGGCATCGAGCTGCCGCCGCTGCCGCCGACCCGGCCGGTCACCGGGCCGGGCAGCGTAGCCCCTCCCCGGGGACGGTCAGGTCGATCAGGTAGGCGTCCACCGCCGAGGTGA
- a CDS encoding ATP-dependent DNA ligase: MDLPINPPVEPMLAKSVAKLPTTPGVTYEPKWDGFRCIVFRDGDEVELASRGGKSMTRYFPEVVDQARRQLPERCAVDGELIVIRRDGSSGQARLDFELLAQRVHPAASRVKMLAETTPADFVAFDLLAIGDEALLDQPYPRRRERLVEALAGVRPPVHVTQVTTDPDTARRWFDVFEGAGLDGLIVKPADLPYEPGKRLMFKVKHARTADAVVAGFRWHKSGPVVGSLLLGLYDDAGVLHHVGVSASFSMARRAELLDELAPYRDIGGEHPWVHGDHERGQRIPGGVSRWTGTKNLEWEPVRPELVVEVGYDAMEGERFRHTAQFVRWRPDRDPRSCRYDQLDRPIRFDVDEVLRGDPATTVDRAATGSA; encoded by the coding sequence GTGGACCTGCCGATCAATCCTCCGGTCGAGCCGATGCTGGCCAAGAGTGTCGCCAAGCTGCCCACCACGCCGGGGGTGACCTACGAGCCCAAGTGGGACGGGTTCCGGTGCATCGTGTTCCGCGACGGCGACGAGGTCGAGCTGGCCAGCCGGGGCGGCAAGTCGATGACCCGCTACTTCCCCGAGGTGGTCGATCAGGCGCGCCGGCAGTTGCCCGAGCGGTGCGCGGTCGACGGTGAGCTGATCGTGATTCGGCGTGACGGGTCGAGCGGCCAGGCCCGGTTGGATTTCGAGCTGCTGGCCCAGCGCGTCCACCCGGCCGCGTCGCGGGTGAAGATGCTGGCCGAGACCACACCGGCCGACTTCGTCGCGTTCGACCTGCTGGCCATCGGCGACGAGGCGCTGCTCGACCAGCCCTACCCGCGCCGCCGGGAGCGGTTGGTCGAGGCGCTGGCCGGGGTGCGCCCGCCGGTGCACGTCACCCAGGTCACCACCGATCCCGACACCGCCCGCCGCTGGTTCGACGTCTTCGAGGGCGCCGGCCTGGACGGGTTGATCGTGAAGCCGGCCGACCTGCCGTACGAACCGGGCAAACGGCTGATGTTCAAGGTCAAGCACGCCCGCACCGCCGACGCGGTGGTGGCCGGGTTCCGCTGGCACAAGTCCGGCCCGGTGGTGGGTTCGCTGCTGCTCGGCCTCTATGACGACGCCGGGGTCCTGCACCACGTGGGGGTGAGCGCGTCGTTCAGCATGGCCCGCCGCGCCGAGTTGCTCGACGAGCTGGCGCCCTACCGGGACATCGGCGGCGAGCACCCGTGGGTGCATGGCGACCACGAGCGCGGCCAACGCATCCCGGGCGGGGTGAGCCGGTGGACCGGCACGAAGAACCTGGAGTGGGAGCCGGTGCGCCCGGAGCTGGTGGTCGAGGTGGGCTACGACGCGATGGAGGGCGAACGGTTCCGGCACACCGCCCAGTTCGTCCGCTGGCGCCCGGACCGCGATCCCCGATCCTGCCGCTACGACCAGCTCGACCGCCCGATCCGCTTCGATGTGGACGAGGTGTTGCGCGGCGATCCGGCGACCACCGTGGACCGGGCCGCCACCGGTTCGGCGTAG
- a CDS encoding GNAT family N-acetyltransferase yields the protein MTDVTYREAVRADLPAVIALLADDVLGKARDFTEVDEAYERAFAEISADPRNQLIVAEQGGELVGCLQITYIPGLGRHGAERSLIESVRVRSDRRGQGLGRDLMTWAIDQARQRGSALVQLTTDKTRQDAHRFYLGLDFVASHEGMKLTL from the coding sequence ATGACCGACGTGACCTACCGGGAGGCGGTCCGGGCCGACCTGCCCGCCGTCATCGCCCTGCTCGCCGACGACGTCCTGGGCAAGGCGCGTGACTTCACCGAGGTCGACGAGGCGTACGAGCGGGCGTTCGCGGAGATCAGCGCGGACCCGCGCAACCAACTGATCGTCGCCGAGCAGGGCGGTGAGCTGGTCGGCTGCCTCCAGATCACCTACATCCCCGGGCTCGGGCGGCACGGTGCCGAGCGGTCCCTGATCGAGTCGGTCCGGGTTCGCTCCGACCGGCGCGGCCAGGGGCTGGGCCGAGACCTGATGACCTGGGCCATCGACCAGGCCCGGCAGCGCGGCTCCGCCCTGGTGCAGCTCACCACTGACAAGACCCGCCAGGACGCGCACCGCTTCTACCTGGGCCTCGACTTCGTGGCCAGCCACGAGGGCATGAAGCTCACGCTCTGA
- a CDS encoding SRPBCC family protein, which translates to MRFEAATEIAADVEQVWSVLVDVPRWPEWTASVTRAERGEPGPLAVGATARLIQPKLRPAVWRVTELTEQREFVWVSDAPGVRTTAEHRLLPLPDGRTRVELAMSQSGLLAGLIGRLYGELFRHYLRLEADGLRSRSERG; encoded by the coding sequence ATGCGGTTCGAAGCCGCTACGGAGATCGCTGCCGACGTCGAGCAGGTTTGGTCGGTGCTGGTCGACGTGCCGCGCTGGCCGGAGTGGACGGCCTCGGTGACCCGGGCCGAGCGGGGGGAGCCAGGGCCCCTTGCCGTCGGCGCGACAGCCCGGTTGATTCAGCCGAAGCTACGGCCGGCGGTGTGGCGGGTCACCGAGCTGACCGAGCAGCGGGAGTTCGTCTGGGTCTCCGACGCCCCGGGCGTGCGGACCACGGCCGAGCACCGGCTGCTGCCGCTGCCCGACGGACGCACCCGCGTCGAGCTGGCAATGAGCCAGTCCGGGCTGCTGGCCGGCCTGATCGGTCGGCTGTACGGTGAGCTGTTCCGCCACTACCTCCGGTTGGAGGCCGACGGGCTCAGGAGCCGGAGCGAGCGGGGCTGA
- a CDS encoding PIG-L family deacetylase has product MSPARQLTHLQILAHTDDDLYFMVPDLLQTLRSGTAVVCVYLTAGEADGRNVPTSDRNRLDYPQDFEGYTTGRQSGLRAAYSAIVTGRRDAVWKRTTLDVRDGVVAEVNTLEEGCAPVTLIFLNLRMGPGDARVRLRTLWTGDSEAQETLRPTDSPIPAASGSYRFTREGLLTTLVDLLEANQPSVVRVMDPDPDHTKYGDGPTHYCDNEDHTAAALFAMEALRRYDVAGHPQRVTTESYRGYWNKLWPFNLSGAAFAEKVKYLSIYGGEDGHTCDQPLLCGDRQLGNRSYNRGYGQSTTYRYHGSTSWLRRMRDGRLAAFGVLDGRPVRWLESAAGSGTWTGPESFGGSAGADQEAFLPLLEVVRDTDGRLHAFGIRATFSANIYGHLRDVVLASETDRQGEFADWENLGNPYNGSGPNPIKRREIGSPAAVVDGKGRLRFFVRNFGSGMSARVRELDGTWGPWLDHGGRSQDGYHAIRTGRGTIELYGGSVGDGVQPGIVRWSQQNAEGAIKPAYNTLLPAPAGPPTVVELPDGRLLLLVRQPNTAWVVAYRQERPGGRWDPTAHFLGGDGGIGLLAAMVLNDDQGVVIAQRNDAGRISVCLQPASGDAFHTRWVDLGGSPVLRTPAIETDATGLPTVAVVGADGRLRSIRLSVAKGVLTPQEWVTA; this is encoded by the coding sequence GTGAGTCCCGCGCGCCAGCTGACCCACCTGCAGATCCTCGCCCACACCGACGATGACCTGTATTTCATGGTCCCCGACCTGCTGCAAACGCTTCGGTCCGGCACCGCGGTGGTCTGCGTCTATCTCACGGCCGGCGAGGCGGACGGCCGCAACGTGCCGACCTCGGACCGCAACCGGCTGGACTACCCGCAGGATTTCGAGGGCTACACGACGGGCCGGCAGAGTGGCCTGCGAGCTGCCTATTCCGCGATCGTCACCGGTCGCCGGGACGCGGTCTGGAAGCGCACCACGCTCGATGTCCGCGACGGCGTGGTCGCCGAGGTGAACACCCTTGAGGAGGGCTGCGCGCCGGTCACTTTGATCTTTCTCAATCTGCGCATGGGTCCGGGGGACGCGCGGGTTCGCCTGCGGACGTTGTGGACCGGCGACTCCGAGGCACAGGAGACCCTGCGGCCGACCGACAGCCCCATTCCGGCCGCGAGTGGTTCCTATCGCTTCACCCGGGAAGGACTGCTCACCACGCTGGTCGACCTGCTCGAGGCGAACCAGCCGAGCGTGGTCCGGGTGATGGACCCTGATCCCGATCACACCAAGTACGGCGACGGGCCGACGCACTACTGCGACAACGAGGACCACACGGCCGCCGCGTTGTTCGCCATGGAAGCGTTGCGGCGCTACGACGTGGCCGGCCATCCCCAGCGGGTGACGACCGAGAGCTACCGCGGTTACTGGAACAAGCTTTGGCCTTTCAACCTCAGCGGCGCGGCGTTCGCCGAAAAGGTGAAGTACCTGAGCATCTACGGCGGTGAGGACGGCCACACGTGCGACCAGCCCCTGCTGTGCGGGGACCGGCAGCTGGGCAACCGTTCGTACAACCGCGGCTACGGTCAGAGCACCACCTACCGGTACCACGGTTCGACCAGTTGGCTGCGCCGCATGCGCGACGGCCGGCTGGCCGCATTCGGCGTGCTCGACGGGCGCCCGGTCCGCTGGCTCGAATCGGCCGCCGGCTCCGGGACCTGGACCGGTCCGGAATCGTTCGGCGGCTCCGCCGGAGCTGACCAGGAGGCGTTTCTCCCGCTGCTGGAGGTGGTCCGAGACACCGACGGCAGACTGCACGCCTTCGGGATTCGGGCGACCTTCTCCGCGAACATCTACGGCCACCTCCGTGACGTCGTGCTGGCCAGCGAGACGGACCGGCAGGGCGAGTTCGCCGACTGGGAGAACCTCGGTAACCCGTACAACGGCTCGGGCCCCAATCCGATCAAGCGCCGCGAGATCGGTTCACCGGCGGCGGTCGTGGACGGTAAGGGCCGGCTTCGCTTCTTCGTCCGCAATTTCGGTTCCGGGATGAGCGCCCGGGTCCGCGAGCTCGACGGCACCTGGGGTCCCTGGCTGGACCACGGTGGCCGATCCCAGGACGGTTACCACGCGATCCGGACCGGTCGCGGGACCATCGAGCTCTACGGCGGCTCCGTCGGAGACGGCGTCCAGCCGGGCATCGTGCGATGGAGTCAGCAGAACGCCGAGGGCGCCATCAAACCCGCGTACAACACGCTGTTGCCGGCGCCCGCCGGGCCGCCGACCGTGGTCGAGCTGCCGGACGGCCGACTGTTGTTGCTGGTCCGGCAGCCGAACACCGCGTGGGTCGTGGCGTACCGCCAGGAGAGGCCGGGCGGCCGCTGGGATCCGACGGCGCATTTCCTCGGCGGGGACGGCGGCATCGGACTACTGGCCGCCATGGTGCTCAACGACGACCAGGGCGTGGTGATCGCGCAGCGCAACGATGCCGGGCGGATCAGCGTATGCCTGCAGCCCGCGTCCGGCGACGCCTTCCACACTCGATGGGTCGATCTGGGCGGCAGCCCCGTGCTGCGTACACCGGCGATCGAGACGGACGCGACAGGGCTGCCCACCGTGGCGGTGGTCGGCGCCGACGGGCGGCTCCGCTCGATCCGCCTCTCGGTGGCCAAGGGTGTACTCACCCCGCAGGAGTGGGTCACCGCCTGA
- a CDS encoding stealth family protein codes for MIALKVYRLLPPQVRRRLLGVLPAHRRIGLVQTLSRPRGGDTVHPLGARVTVSDGGVRIKAEVVATATPLEQWHRNLTAVTTALHAAGIDYHCIRNDDHLRSTVAVLDDHRPAVQHLIRSAPELSGANVRVVQVQPGRDQPDATPTEVFQVCFPVTDARAGVVLGAQFACEIEFWSRRGDMVRAPRRNGVVDEAPARAQPVRVAAALMSHFVPEADDHTYGTRRDLSVRAPDRVGFPIDAVYTWVDGSDPQWQKRKSMALGAPDGPLHAVAANSSRYHNRDELRYSMRSLHSFAPWLRRIFLITDSQLPSWLDPSHPRITLISHAELFADLGGRSSYNSHAIESRLHRIDGLAEHFLYLNDDVFLGRPLLPNHFFHANGIAKFFPSPAQFGLGEANPEDPPVKAAGKNNRRHIQRQFGVTITQKMKHTPFALRRSIMQQIEGRLPEEVMATARHRFRHHGDLSIPSSLHQYWAFLTAQAVPGDIEYEYADLGHPSTPARLAELLARRHRDVFCLNDTDSDPRSFEEQEKMLADFLPRYLPFPAPFELPDDVVAERRSVGAGELWRRSYRSVVDARQGTPIDAPTMPNTMLSTATDFRGFAPRMDG; via the coding sequence ATGATCGCCCTGAAGGTCTACCGACTTCTGCCGCCGCAGGTGCGGCGGCGCCTGCTCGGTGTGCTGCCAGCCCACCGGCGGATCGGCCTGGTGCAGACGCTCTCCCGGCCGCGCGGCGGCGACACCGTGCATCCCCTGGGCGCCCGGGTGACCGTGTCCGACGGCGGCGTCCGAATCAAGGCCGAGGTGGTCGCCACAGCTACGCCGTTGGAACAGTGGCACCGCAACCTCACCGCCGTCACCACCGCGCTGCACGCTGCCGGCATCGACTACCACTGCATCCGTAACGATGACCACCTGCGCAGCACTGTCGCAGTCCTCGACGACCATCGGCCGGCGGTGCAACACCTCATCCGCTCCGCGCCGGAGTTGTCGGGAGCCAACGTCCGGGTGGTGCAGGTCCAACCCGGTCGGGACCAGCCGGACGCCACCCCGACCGAGGTGTTCCAAGTCTGCTTCCCGGTCACCGACGCCCGAGCCGGTGTGGTCCTCGGCGCCCAGTTCGCCTGCGAGATCGAGTTCTGGAGCCGGCGCGGGGACATGGTCCGCGCGCCCCGACGCAACGGTGTCGTCGACGAGGCGCCCGCCCGGGCACAACCGGTCCGGGTGGCCGCGGCCTTGATGAGTCACTTCGTGCCCGAGGCCGACGACCACACCTACGGCACCCGCCGCGATCTGTCCGTCCGGGCGCCGGACCGCGTTGGCTTCCCGATCGACGCCGTCTACACCTGGGTGGACGGCTCCGACCCGCAGTGGCAGAAGCGGAAGTCGATGGCACTCGGTGCCCCCGACGGCCCGCTGCACGCGGTGGCAGCGAACTCCTCGCGCTACCACAACCGCGACGAGCTGCGGTATTCGATGCGGTCGCTGCACAGCTTCGCGCCCTGGCTGAGGCGGATTTTTCTGATCACCGACAGTCAGTTGCCGAGCTGGCTCGACCCGAGCCATCCCAGGATCACGCTCATCTCACACGCGGAACTCTTCGCCGACCTCGGCGGCCGGTCCTCGTACAACTCGCACGCCATCGAGTCCCGGCTGCACCGCATCGACGGTCTGGCCGAACACTTCCTCTACCTCAACGACGACGTGTTCCTCGGGCGTCCACTGCTGCCGAACCACTTCTTCCACGCCAACGGGATCGCGAAGTTCTTCCCCTCACCGGCGCAGTTCGGCCTGGGCGAGGCGAATCCTGAGGACCCGCCGGTGAAAGCCGCCGGAAAGAACAACCGTCGACACATCCAGCGGCAGTTCGGCGTGACCATCACGCAGAAGATGAAACACACCCCGTTCGCGCTGCGACGCAGCATCATGCAGCAGATCGAGGGCAGGCTGCCGGAGGAGGTGATGGCCACCGCCCGGCACCGGTTCCGTCACCACGGCGACCTGTCCATCCCGTCGTCGCTGCACCAGTACTGGGCGTTCCTGACCGCGCAGGCCGTCCCCGGCGACATCGAGTACGAGTACGCCGACCTGGGCCACCCCTCGACCCCCGCCCGACTGGCCGAGCTGCTGGCCCGCCGGCACCGCGACGTCTTCTGCCTCAACGACACCGACTCCGACCCGCGGTCGTTCGAGGAGCAGGAAAAGATGTTGGCCGACTTCCTGCCGCGCTACCTGCCCTTCCCCGCCCCGTTCGAGCTGCCCGACGACGTGGTGGCGGAGCGGCGGTCCGTGGGTGCCGGTGAGCTGTGGCGGCGGTCGTACCGCTCGGTGGTGGATGCCCGTCAAGGCACCCCGATCGACGCGCCCACCATGCCCAACACCATGCTAAGCACGGCCACCGACTTCAGGGGCTTTGCGCCGAGGATGGATGGCTGA
- a CDS encoding alpha/beta hydrolase has product MATSRRVRRTLAAFAVAALLTAGCTLPAFAPRTEVEGAAAATGSAPTWRPCPEVPDELVGRGAPDMRYECARIAVPRDWGTGGGASTGPGAGQTFEIALLRARSTKQRDRVGSLVVNPGGPGGSGVDTAVYLSFGPQFGGLPTSITERFDIVGFDPRGVSRSSPVKCISDADLDASFGFDPDPASQSAFDGFVGLSQRIGRGCGDRYGDQLPLYGTEQAARDMDAVRAAVGDDKLTYLGYSYGTLLGATYAQLYPQRVRALVLDGAVDPQQRLVEGSESQARGFERAFNNFTRWCAANADRCPIAPDARAAVTSAIDKAKASPVRGANGREATAGWVFYAVISSLYTESGWQELAKAIDQLAAGDPKDVFRLADAYAGRGDDGRYSNLFDANLAINCADETEKPSREQIRQLQAEWRGKYPLFGPALAVGMLSCVEWPGGRDPYPTGRANGAPPIVVVGTTGDPATPYEQTPRLASMLGVGRVLTWEGEGHTAYPQTSCITSAVDAYLIDLTVPGEGLRCPAR; this is encoded by the coding sequence ATGGCGACCAGTCGCCGGGTCCGTCGTACTCTGGCCGCCTTCGCCGTCGCGGCGCTGCTCACCGCCGGGTGCACGTTGCCGGCGTTCGCGCCACGCACCGAGGTGGAGGGCGCGGCCGCAGCGACCGGCAGCGCGCCCACCTGGCGGCCCTGCCCGGAGGTGCCCGACGAGTTGGTCGGGCGCGGCGCACCGGACATGCGCTACGAGTGCGCGCGGATCGCGGTGCCTCGCGACTGGGGCACCGGCGGCGGCGCGAGCACCGGCCCGGGCGCCGGGCAGACCTTCGAGATCGCCCTGCTGCGGGCCCGCTCCACGAAGCAGCGCGACCGGGTCGGCTCGTTGGTGGTCAACCCGGGCGGCCCGGGCGGCTCCGGCGTCGACACCGCCGTCTACCTCTCCTTCGGCCCTCAGTTCGGCGGGCTTCCCACCTCGATCACCGAGCGCTTCGACATCGTCGGTTTCGACCCGCGCGGGGTTTCCCGGTCCAGCCCGGTGAAGTGCATCTCCGACGCCGACCTGGACGCCAGCTTCGGTTTCGACCCGGATCCGGCCAGCCAGTCGGCGTTCGACGGCTTCGTGGGCCTGAGCCAGCGGATCGGGCGTGGCTGCGGCGATCGGTACGGCGACCAGTTGCCGCTGTACGGCACCGAGCAGGCCGCCCGCGACATGGACGCGGTGCGCGCCGCCGTGGGCGACGACAAGCTCACCTACCTGGGCTACTCCTACGGCACTCTGCTCGGTGCCACATACGCCCAGCTCTACCCACAGCGGGTGCGTGCGTTGGTGCTCGACGGCGCGGTCGACCCGCAGCAGCGGCTGGTGGAGGGCTCGGAGAGTCAGGCCCGCGGTTTCGAGCGGGCGTTCAACAACTTCACCCGCTGGTGCGCGGCGAACGCCGACCGCTGCCCGATCGCCCCGGACGCGCGGGCCGCGGTCACCTCGGCCATCGACAAGGCCAAGGCCTCCCCGGTACGCGGCGCCAACGGGCGGGAGGCAACTGCCGGCTGGGTGTTCTACGCAGTCATCTCGTCGCTCTACACCGAGTCCGGTTGGCAGGAACTGGCCAAGGCGATCGACCAGTTGGCCGCGGGTGACCCGAAGGACGTGTTCCGGCTCGCCGACGCGTACGCCGGCCGGGGCGACGACGGGCGTTACTCGAACCTGTTCGACGCCAACCTGGCCATCAACTGCGCCGACGAGACGGAGAAGCCGAGCCGGGAGCAGATCCGGCAGTTGCAGGCGGAGTGGCGTGGGAAGTATCCGCTGTTCGGGCCGGCGCTGGCGGTCGGCATGCTGAGCTGCGTCGAGTGGCCGGGTGGGCGTGACCCGTACCCGACCGGCCGGGCGAACGGCGCGCCGCCGATCGTGGTGGTCGGCACCACCGGCGACCCGGCGACGCCCTACGAGCAGACCCCACGGCTCGCGTCGATGCTGGGCGTCGGCCGGGTGCTCACCTGGGAGGGCGAGGGGCACACCGCGTACCCGCAGACCTCCTGCATCACCTCGGCGGTGGACGCCTACCTGATCGACCTGACCGTCCCCGGGGAGGGGCTACGCTGCCCGGCCCGGTGA